In one Tripterygium wilfordii isolate XIE 37 chromosome 22, ASM1340144v1, whole genome shotgun sequence genomic region, the following are encoded:
- the LOC119990440 gene encoding mRNA-decapping enzyme-like protein isoform X2, with translation MSQNGKLMPNLDQQSTKLLNLTVLQRIDPFVEEILITAAHVTFYEFNIELSQWSRKDVEGSLFVVKRNAQPRFQFIVMNRRNTDNLVENLLGDFEYEIQVPYLLYRNPSQEVNGIWFYNARECEEVANLFGRILNAYSKVPQKLKVSTNKSEFEELEAVPNMAIMDGPLEPQSSIASNVTDAPDDPAFVNFFSAAMNIGNPSHASVAGQPYQSSAQVPSPSLPVSVLPPTVPSMQMPSPSLQPSTPFEPHPDTLEPSSSSNNNRTTNLVKPSLFFVPPPVSSSLPTAPPLNPPVNLQRLYGAPLLQPFPPPTPPPSLTPTTSVPTANYGPVINKDKVRDVLLVLVQDDQFIDMVYRTLLNAHNS, from the exons ATGTCGCAGAACGGAAAATTGATGCCGAATCTGGATCAACAGAGCACAAAGCTGCTCAATCTCACAGTTCTTCAACGAATCGATCCTTTCGTCGAGGAGATTCTCATTACCGCGGCTCATGTTACCTTCTATGAGTTCAATATCGAGCTCAGCCAATGG AGTCGCAAAGATGTTGAAGGATCCCTTTTCGTCGTTAAGAG GAATGCACAACCTCGGTTTCAGTTTATTGTGATGAACCGGCGTAATACAG ATAATTTGGTGGAAAATCTGTTGGGAGATTTTGAGTATGAGATCCAGGTTCCATATCTTTTATACCGTAATCCATCTCAAGAAGTTAATGGCATTTGGTTCTACAATGCTCGAGAATGTGAAGAGGTTGCAAATCTTTTTGGCAG GATACTGAATGCATACTCTAAGGTGCCTCAAAAGTTGAAAGTTTCAACAAACAAAAG TGAATTTGAGGAACTTGAAGCTGTCCCCAATATGGCTATCATGGATGGTCCTCTGGAGCCACAATCTTCGATTGCCTCCAATGTCACTGATGCCCCTGATGATCCTGCCTTTGTGAACTTCTTTAGT GCAGCTATGAATATTGGTAATCCTTCACATGCATCAGTTGCCGGTCAACCTTACCAATCTTCTGCACAAGTCCCTTCACCTTCCCTTCCTGTTAGTGTTCTCCCTCCCACTGTTCCATCCATGCAAATGCCATCTCCTTCTCTGCAACCATCAACCCCTTTCGAGCCACATCCTGATACCCTTGAacccagcagcagcagcaacaacaatcGGACCACAAATCTTGTAAAACcgtctttattttttgttcctcCTCCTGTATCTTCATCACTGCCCACTGCTCCTCCACTCAACCCTCCCGTGAATCTGCAGCGTCTATATGGTGCTCCACTACTTCAGCCTTTTCCACCACCAACGCCACCACCATCTCTGACTCCTACTACTTCAGTGCCTACTGCCAATTATGGTCCAGTCATCAACAAAGACAAAGTTCGAGATGTTCTTTTGGTGCTTGTTCAG GATGATCAATTCATTGACATGGTTTACCGAACGCTGCTGAATGCACATAACTCGTGA
- the LOC119990442 gene encoding photosystem I subunit O, translated as MASTFAASSTVIGLGTNSLSSPSRASSSPKKVSLTSGFLKSPVTARNPLMVAGASGGRVTCFERDWLRTDLNVIGFGLIGWLAPSSIPAIDGKSLTGLFFESIGQELAHFPTPPPVTSQFWLWLVTWHLGLFLVLTFGQIGFKGRTEDYF; from the exons atggcGTCAACATTTGCAGCATCATCAACCGTGATAGGCCTGGGCACTAACTCTCTATCATCTCCTTCCCGTGCCTCGTCTTCACCCAAAAAGGTCTCCCTCACTTCAG GTTTTTTGAAATCGCCTGTGACGGCGAGAAACCCTTTGATGGTTGCAGGGGCAAGTGGCGGAAGGGTTACTTG CTTCGAGAGGGATTGGCTGCGGACGGATCTGAATGTGATAGGTTTTGGGTTGATTGGATGGCTAGCACCCTCAAGCATTCCAGCAATCGATGGGAAGAGCTTGACAGGGCTCTTCTTTGAGAGCATTGGACAAGAACTCGCCCATTTCCCTACTCCTCCGCCTGTCACTTCTCAGTTCTG GTTATGGCTGGTCACATGGCACTTGGGGCTGTTCCTGGTCCTAACTTTCGGACAAATTGGGTTCAAGGGAAGGACCGAGGACTACTTTTGA
- the LOC119990437 gene encoding mitochondrial fission protein ELM1-like: protein MKPIRLPEPPSPTVGVPEIFEGGPYSVIRRAVVIGNGFPGSENQSLGLVRALGLSEKHVLYRVTRPRGGINEWLHWLPVSFHKKLYIVIRKICSYSQILLAAHEKKSTPLTLQNGGNTGLASVLEADVKQIVNMARETYEKDGPLLVVASGRDTIAVASSIKRLASENVFVVQIQHPRTQLNRFDLVITPRHDYYPLTPQAQEQVPRFLQKWITPREPPDRHVVLTVGALHQIDFAALRNAASAWHDVFASLPKPLLVVNIGGPTSCCRYSVDLAKQLTAHLHNVLESCGSVRVSFSDRTPKKVSDIINRELGSNPKVYIWDGQEPNPHMGHLAWADAFVITADSISVLSEACSTGKPVYVMGAERCTWKYSDFHKSLRERGVVRPFTGSEDMSESWSYPLLNDTAEAASRVHEALMGRGWRLRP, encoded by the exons aTGAAGCCAATAAGGCTACCAGAACCGCCCAGCCCCACCGTGGGCGTTCCGGAGATCTTTGAAGGCGGCCCTTATAGTGTCATCAGGCGAGCAGTCGTCATCGGCAACGGCTTCCCAGGTTCAGAGAATCAGAGTCTCGGCCTGGTTCGGGCTCTCGGCCTCTCAGAGAAGCACGTTCTTTAT CGAGTTACAAGACCAAGGGGAGGAATAAATGAATGGCTGCACTGGCTTCCAGTTTCTTTTCACAAAAAACTATATATTGTCATAAGGAAGATCTGTTCTTACTCGCAAATTTTGTTAGCAGCCCATGAGAAGAAATCCACACCTTTAACATTACAAAATGGGGGTAATACTGGTTTGGCATCTGTTCTGGAAGCAGACGTGAAGCAGATTGTAAACATGGCGCGAGAGACTTATGAAAA GGATGGCCCTTTATTGGTGGTTGCATCTGGCAGAGATACCATAGCTGTTGCAAGCTCTATAAAACGTTTAGCCTCTGAAAATGTCTTTGTGGTTCAG ATACAACATCCGAGGACGCAGCTTAATAGGTTTGACTTGGTGATCACTCCTCGTCATGACTATTATCCTTTAACTCCTCAAGCACAGGAGCAGGTTCCAAGATTCCTTCAAAAGTGGATTACTCCACGTGAGCCGCCTGATAGGCATGTG GTCCTCACGGTGGGAGCTTTACATCAAATTGATTTTGCTGCACTTCGTAATGCAGCTAGTGCATGGCATGATGTATTTGCATCTCTGCCAAAGCCCTTGCTTGTGGTTAACATTGGAGGGCCTACAA GCTGCTGCAGGTATAGTGTGGACCTTGCAAAGCAGTTGACAGCTCATTTGCACAATGTTCTTGAAAGTTGTGGAAGTGTCAGAGTATCCTTCTCGGATAGAACACCTAAAAAG GTTTCGGACATCATAAACAGAGAACTTGGAAGTAATCCAAAAGTTTACATCTGGGATGGTCAAG AACCCAATCCCCACATGGGCCATTTAGCTTGGGCAGATGCTTTTGTCATCACAGCAGATTCAATTAGTGTGTTGAGTGAGGCTTGCAGTACTGG AAAACCTGTGTATGTTATGGGAGCTGAGCGTTGTACGTGGAAGTACTCAGACTTCCATAAGTCTCTGAGGGAGCGAGGAGTGGTTCGACCATTTACAGGTTCCGAGGAT ATGTCAGAAAGTTGGAGCTATCCTCTGCTGAATGACACTGCGGAGGCAGCTAGCCGGGTGCATGAAGCCCTCATGGGGCGAGGATGGAGATTGCGGCCATAG
- the LOC119990440 gene encoding mRNA-decapping enzyme-like protein isoform X1, translating into MSQNGKLMPNLDQQSTKLLNLTVLQRIDPFVEEILITAAHVTFYEFNIELSQWSRKDVEGSLFVVKRNAQPRFQFIVMNRRNTDNLVENLLGDFEYEIQVPYLLYRNPSQEVNGIWFYNARECEEVANLFGRILNAYSKVPQKLKVSTNKSQLAMLHGSEFEELEAVPNMAIMDGPLEPQSSIASNVTDAPDDPAFVNFFSAAMNIGNPSHASVAGQPYQSSAQVPSPSLPVSVLPPTVPSMQMPSPSLQPSTPFEPHPDTLEPSSSSNNNRTTNLVKPSLFFVPPPVSSSLPTAPPLNPPVNLQRLYGAPLLQPFPPPTPPPSLTPTTSVPTANYGPVINKDKVRDVLLVLVQDDQFIDMVYRTLLNAHNS; encoded by the exons ATGTCGCAGAACGGAAAATTGATGCCGAATCTGGATCAACAGAGCACAAAGCTGCTCAATCTCACAGTTCTTCAACGAATCGATCCTTTCGTCGAGGAGATTCTCATTACCGCGGCTCATGTTACCTTCTATGAGTTCAATATCGAGCTCAGCCAATGG AGTCGCAAAGATGTTGAAGGATCCCTTTTCGTCGTTAAGAG GAATGCACAACCTCGGTTTCAGTTTATTGTGATGAACCGGCGTAATACAG ATAATTTGGTGGAAAATCTGTTGGGAGATTTTGAGTATGAGATCCAGGTTCCATATCTTTTATACCGTAATCCATCTCAAGAAGTTAATGGCATTTGGTTCTACAATGCTCGAGAATGTGAAGAGGTTGCAAATCTTTTTGGCAG GATACTGAATGCATACTCTAAGGTGCCTCAAAAGTTGAAAGTTTCAACAAACAAAAG CCAATTAGCCATGCTTCATGGCAGTGAATTTGAGGAACTTGAAGCTGTCCCCAATATGGCTATCATGGATGGTCCTCTGGAGCCACAATCTTCGATTGCCTCCAATGTCACTGATGCCCCTGATGATCCTGCCTTTGTGAACTTCTTTAGT GCAGCTATGAATATTGGTAATCCTTCACATGCATCAGTTGCCGGTCAACCTTACCAATCTTCTGCACAAGTCCCTTCACCTTCCCTTCCTGTTAGTGTTCTCCCTCCCACTGTTCCATCCATGCAAATGCCATCTCCTTCTCTGCAACCATCAACCCCTTTCGAGCCACATCCTGATACCCTTGAacccagcagcagcagcaacaacaatcGGACCACAAATCTTGTAAAACcgtctttattttttgttcctcCTCCTGTATCTTCATCACTGCCCACTGCTCCTCCACTCAACCCTCCCGTGAATCTGCAGCGTCTATATGGTGCTCCACTACTTCAGCCTTTTCCACCACCAACGCCACCACCATCTCTGACTCCTACTACTTCAGTGCCTACTGCCAATTATGGTCCAGTCATCAACAAAGACAAAGTTCGAGATGTTCTTTTGGTGCTTGTTCAG GATGATCAATTCATTGACATGGTTTACCGAACGCTGCTGAATGCACATAACTCGTGA
- the LOC119990439 gene encoding OVARIAN TUMOR DOMAIN-containing deubiquitinating enzyme 6-like isoform X2, with translation MTRILVQRGSTGSSSSSSNSARSSSLSRSSSGHPEQQNLSALKDEEIGEEVQVADDLLDNSGITENRAAKSDDLLIEGPCGDKIESSIEENGDGEKLIIDDILDSGELMRGLGGLRTSGRIVVENEGTSVISSLSGSGSSHPPPPPVPPPKPSASTSRRLVPGSSNSVRRAVAWPLVSTRSSPTGSRPSSPRSHAESEGYNSADEQSPCFASSYDDLERERQFEIGIRRAKGLEVKRMLEDGNCLFRAVADQVYGDSEVYDLTRQMCMDYMERERDHFSQFITEGFTSYCRRKRRDQVYGNNVEIQALSEMYNRPIHIYSYSTEPINIFHGSYNTDTPPIRLSYHHGNHYNSLVDPRRLAIGAGLGFSCLRGVNVDRDQIKAAIKAQQDQHIDNALLAEGRFYSDLELTEKEMERMVMEASRAEYLADDNFKGHKESSTSSAEPSSSCTRSSGSETKLGSGREQGSQHTVLSSSMRMLLSMGFTYLQAMKAYSIFGDDVDSMVCYLLETGNGSRQKGKATE, from the exons ATGACTCGAATTTTAGTTCAACGAGGTTCTACGGGGAGtagttcttcttcttcgaaCTCAGCCCGTTCCTCTTCCTTGTCGAGGTCCTCTTCTGGCCATCCTGAGCAGCAAAATCTTTCAGCTCTGAAAGATGAGGAAATTGGAGAAGAGGTGCAAGTTGCAGACGACCTTTTGGATAATTCTGGAATCACAGAAAATAGGGCAGCAAAAAGTGATGATCTTTTGATTGAAGGTCCTTGTGGTGATAAAATTGAGAGTTCAATTGAGGAGAATGGCGATGGTGAGAAATTAATCATTGATGATATCTTGGATTCTGGGGAGTTGATGAGAGGATTGGGTGGGTTGAGAACATCAGGGAGAATCGTTGTGGAAAATGAAGGCACCAGTGTCATTTCTTCACTGTCTGGTAGTGGAAGTTCGcatccacctcctcctcctgtcCCACCTCCAAAACCGTCAGCCTCAACTTCAAGGAGATTGGTCCCAGGAAGTTCTAATTCTGTGAGAAGAGCAGTTGCCTGGCCTCTTGTGTCAACAAGGTCTTCACCGACTGGGTCTCGACCTTCATCTCCCAGGTCACATGCTGAAAGTGAGGGCTATAATAGTGCTGATGAGCAGAGCCCTTGCTTTGCATCCTCCTATGATGATTTG GAAAGAGAGCGCCAATTTGAAATTGGTATTCGGCGGGCGAAAGGGTTGGAAGTCAAGCGGATGTTGGAAGATGGGAACTGTCTCTTCCGTGCCGTTGCAGATCAAGTCTATGGAGATTCTGAGGTGTATGATTTGACCAGGCAAATGTGCATGGATTATATg GAACGAGAGAGGGATCACTTTTCACAATTTATTACAGAAGGTTTTACATCATACTGtaggaggaagagaagagacCAG GTCTATGGAAACAATGTGGAGATCCAAGCCTTATCTGAAATGTATAATAGGCCTATCCATATCTATTCATATAGCACAG AACCTATTAATATATTCCATGGAAGCTACAATACTGATACACCACCGATACGGCTAAGCTACCATCATGGGAATCATTACAACTCTCTTGTTGACCCACGTCGATTGGCAATTGGTGCAGGGCTTGGATTCAGCTGTCTTCGTGGG GTGAATGTTGATAGAGATCAAATCAAGGCTGCTATCAAGGCTCAGCAGGATCAACACATAGACAAT GCACTTTTGGCTGAGGGGCGATTTTACTCCGATCTTGAGCTTACTGAAAAGGAGATGGAACGTATGGTGATGGAAGCTTCTCGTGCTGAGTATCTTGCTGATGACAACTTCAAGGGTCATAAAGAATCATCTACTTCCAGTGCTGAACCATCGTCCTCTTGCACAA GATCGTCTGGCAGTGAGACCAAGCTGGGAAGCGGGAGAGAACAGGGTTCGCAGCACACAGTCCTCAGCAGTAGCATGCGGATGTTATTGTCGATGGGATTCACGTATCTGCAGGCAATGAAGGCGTACAGCATATTTGGAGATGATGTAGATTCGATGGTTTGTTACCTGCTGGAGACGGGTAATGGCAGCAGACAGAAAGGCAAAGCAACTGAATGA
- the LOC119990439 gene encoding OVARIAN TUMOR DOMAIN-containing deubiquitinating enzyme 6-like isoform X1, whose amino-acid sequence MTRILVQRGSTGSSSSSSNSARSSSLSRSSSGHPEQQNLSALKDEEIGEEVQVADDLLDNSGITENRAAKSDDLLIEGPCGDKIESSIEENGDGEKLIIDDILDSGELMRGLGGLRTSGRIVVENEGTSVISSLSGSGSSHPPPPPVPPPKPSASTSRRLVPGSSNSVRRAVAWPLVSTRSSPTGSRPSSPRSHAESEGYNSADEQSPCFASSYDDLERERQFEIGIRRAKGLEVKRMLEDGNCLFRAVADQVYGDSEVYDLTRQMCMDYMERERDHFSQFITEGFTSYCRRKRRDQVYGNNVEIQALSEMYNRPIHIYSYSTEPINIFHGSYNTDTPPIRLSYHHGNHYNSLVDPRRLAIGAGLGFSCLRGVNVDRDQIKAAIKAQQDQHIDNALLAEGRFYSDLELTEKEMERMVMEASRAEYLADDNFKGHKESSTSSAEPSSSCTINLRPGSSGSETKLGSGREQGSQHTVLSSSMRMLLSMGFTYLQAMKAYSIFGDDVDSMVCYLLETGNGSRQKGKATE is encoded by the exons ATGACTCGAATTTTAGTTCAACGAGGTTCTACGGGGAGtagttcttcttcttcgaaCTCAGCCCGTTCCTCTTCCTTGTCGAGGTCCTCTTCTGGCCATCCTGAGCAGCAAAATCTTTCAGCTCTGAAAGATGAGGAAATTGGAGAAGAGGTGCAAGTTGCAGACGACCTTTTGGATAATTCTGGAATCACAGAAAATAGGGCAGCAAAAAGTGATGATCTTTTGATTGAAGGTCCTTGTGGTGATAAAATTGAGAGTTCAATTGAGGAGAATGGCGATGGTGAGAAATTAATCATTGATGATATCTTGGATTCTGGGGAGTTGATGAGAGGATTGGGTGGGTTGAGAACATCAGGGAGAATCGTTGTGGAAAATGAAGGCACCAGTGTCATTTCTTCACTGTCTGGTAGTGGAAGTTCGcatccacctcctcctcctgtcCCACCTCCAAAACCGTCAGCCTCAACTTCAAGGAGATTGGTCCCAGGAAGTTCTAATTCTGTGAGAAGAGCAGTTGCCTGGCCTCTTGTGTCAACAAGGTCTTCACCGACTGGGTCTCGACCTTCATCTCCCAGGTCACATGCTGAAAGTGAGGGCTATAATAGTGCTGATGAGCAGAGCCCTTGCTTTGCATCCTCCTATGATGATTTG GAAAGAGAGCGCCAATTTGAAATTGGTATTCGGCGGGCGAAAGGGTTGGAAGTCAAGCGGATGTTGGAAGATGGGAACTGTCTCTTCCGTGCCGTTGCAGATCAAGTCTATGGAGATTCTGAGGTGTATGATTTGACCAGGCAAATGTGCATGGATTATATg GAACGAGAGAGGGATCACTTTTCACAATTTATTACAGAAGGTTTTACATCATACTGtaggaggaagagaagagacCAG GTCTATGGAAACAATGTGGAGATCCAAGCCTTATCTGAAATGTATAATAGGCCTATCCATATCTATTCATATAGCACAG AACCTATTAATATATTCCATGGAAGCTACAATACTGATACACCACCGATACGGCTAAGCTACCATCATGGGAATCATTACAACTCTCTTGTTGACCCACGTCGATTGGCAATTGGTGCAGGGCTTGGATTCAGCTGTCTTCGTGGG GTGAATGTTGATAGAGATCAAATCAAGGCTGCTATCAAGGCTCAGCAGGATCAACACATAGACAAT GCACTTTTGGCTGAGGGGCGATTTTACTCCGATCTTGAGCTTACTGAAAAGGAGATGGAACGTATGGTGATGGAAGCTTCTCGTGCTGAGTATCTTGCTGATGACAACTTCAAGGGTCATAAAGAATCATCTACTTCCAGTGCTGAACCATCGTCCTCTTGCACAA TAAATCTGAGACCAGGATCGTCTGGCAGTGAGACCAAGCTGGGAAGCGGGAGAGAACAGGGTTCGCAGCACACAGTCCTCAGCAGTAGCATGCGGATGTTATTGTCGATGGGATTCACGTATCTGCAGGCAATGAAGGCGTACAGCATATTTGGAGATGATGTAGATTCGATGGTTTGTTACCTGCTGGAGACGGGTAATGGCAGCAGACAGAAAGGCAAAGCAACTGAATGA
- the LOC119990443 gene encoding bifunctional nitrilase/nitrile hydratase NIT4B produces MSGDSSAPTVRATVVQASTIFYDTAATLDKAERLLAEAAGYGSQLVVFPEAFVGGYPRGSTFGAAIGNRTAKGREEFRKYHAAAIDVPGPEVDRLAAMAGKYKVFLVMGVIEREGYTLYCTVLFFDHQGLYLGKHRKLMPTAVERIVWGFGDGSTIPVFETPIGKIGAVICWENIMPLLRTAMYAKGVEIYCAPTADARDVWQASMTHIAVEGGCFVLGANQFCRRKDYPPPPEYVFSDIEEDLTPDSVVCAGGSVIISPLGTVLAGPNFDGEALISADLDLGEIARAKFDFDVVGHYSRPEVLSLTVRDHPAKPVTFTSTSEKTETRHK; encoded by the exons ATGAGTGGCGATTCCTCAGCCCCGACTGTCCGAGCAACTGTCGTCCAGGCCTCCACCATATTTTATGATACTGCCGCCACTCTAG ACAAGGCAGAGAGACTATTGGCTGAAGCAGCAGGGTATGGATCCCAGCTAGTTGTGTTTCCAGAAGCATTTGTTGGTGGTTATCCACGGGGGTCAACTTTTGGTGCTGCTATTGGCAACCGAACTGCAAAGGGTAGAGAGGAGTTTCGCAAGTATCATGCTGCTGCCATTGATGTACCTG GTCCTGAGGTTGATCGATTAGCAGCAATGGCTGGAAAATATAAGGTATTTTTGGTGATGGGTGTGATAGAAAGGGAAGGATATACACTTTATTGTACGGTGCTGTTTTTTGATCATCAAGGTCTTTATCTGGGAAAGCATCGAAAACTCATGCCAACAGCAGTAGAGCGTATAGTCTGGGGATTTGGAGATGGATCAACAATTCCAGTTTTTGAAACTCCAATTGGAAAAATAGGTGCTGTCATATGTTGGGAGAATATAATGCCACTTTTAAGGACAGCAATGTATGCCAAAG GTGTTGAAATATATTGTGCACCGACTGCTGATGCCAGGGATGTGTGGCAAGCATCAATGACGCACATTGCTGTTGAGGGTGGATGTTTTGTATTGGGGGCCAACCAATTCTGTCGAAGGAAAGATTACCCACCTCCTCCAGAGTATGTATTTTCTGATATAGAAGAAGACCTCACACCTGATTCTGTTGTCTGCGCTGGAGGCAGTGTGATTATATCTCCTTTAGGAACTGTATTAGCAGGACCCAATTTTGATGGGGAGGCACTGATCTCAGCTGATTTAG ACCTTGGAGAAATAGCTCGGGCAAAATTTGACTTTGATGTTGTTGGGCATTATTCGAGGCCTGAAGTGCTCAGCTTGACTGTGCGGGATCATCCAGCAAAGCCGGTTACTTTCACATCAACTTCTGAGAAAACTGAAACTAGACATAAATAG